The DNA segment AGTAGATAATAACAGTGGCTAAGGATGCCTCTAAAACTTTTCAGAGTATTTGAAGTTTCGGTTTTTATTAAAACACTGGTTATAATATGCAGACTTATTGCATTCTGTTACATCAGACTTGAAACTATGTCTGCTAATTTAATGTCGGACTGATTTATGCagaatctcttttttttattatttataagaaatTATTCTCATTTCTTTCAACAGCAGTCATACACCAATATATTGGTCAAACAATTAACCAATATGTGACCATTGTGAGCTTATCAGCTTTGTTTGATAGCTAAATTTGGGGtcggtgtgattttttttttttttaaagaaattaatactttttgcaATCAAAAAGATGCATTAACTGATCAAAAAGACAGTAAAGATGTGcacagtgttacaaaagatttcaatttcaaataaatgctgtttcttttcatcaaagaatattgaaaaaaataatcacaatttgtAACAACTGTacaatatactaaataaatatagaaaacaattaaacattatttatataatcacattatttaacttgtatttcataagattactgattattatatcttaatcaaataaatgcaatcttggtgaATAttaagatactttaaaaaaattgtacagaccccaaacttttgaatagtgagCAAAGCTCAGATCATACTTACCGTGTTGTCAGGCTCTATATTTATAGCGCTATATTTGGCACTTCATGTCAGCTTTTATTTACAGTGACTTGTGTTAATACAATGAATAATGAGTTTATCTATGAGATTAAGATTTACAGATTGTTGAACAGGTTTGAGATTGTTACAGAAACCAATCCCATTCACGTGCACTAACAACTGTTTTATTTCTCCAAACCAAAACGTGCTTTCATAAATGGGTCCCAGTGGGATTTTCGGCACAAAAAAACGCTACTCTTATCTTGATACAAGATTCCCAGCATGTATTTCAGATATGTTCATCTTAATTATCCAAATTAATGAGTACGTCATTACCTCTGTGTTAAAGTCAACACGCTTCATCAAGATAAATCTCTTCACTTTTCAGGGAAATCAataataggaaaataaaaataaataaagaaaaattaaacaggAAATTGTAGCCCAATTAGTGTAACCAAATGGTgtaaaaaaataagctttaaagTTTATGgtggccttttttcttttttttcttttttttacatgtatgtgtgtgtgtatatatatatatatatatatatatatatatatatatatatatacattatatatacattatatacatataaatatatatttagagcTTTTAATCAATTAGTACTTTATGCTGTTGTTGCATAAAGCTATTTGataaagtttactactgttactATTTTTGGATGTCAGTTTTCacaatgctttttatatttactttatattttgattaCAGCTAATTGTATAACAGTGGTTGTTTTGTTACATCTGACACTGACATCCTTACTGTGTATCATAAATTGTTAAAGTGTAATCTTTTcataatgatcattttaataattttccattagtttttatacattttgaaatttttccCCCCATGAttacacatttaataatttagaagtGACACAAATTTGCCCCCATATTATACaaatatcaaagttttttttttttttttttttttttttttatcttggaaATAAGATTATGCTTTACTAATGTTAAGCTTTCCAGACTTTTACCCACTACTTATACCAGTAAAAGCATGTCTGATCAATTGCTCATCAATGCAACTATGAAATATAGAATATCCATATATCTCTACATTAACACACCTCAGCATTGCCCATGACCTTCCTCCTTGACACTGCCCTAGACAGCTGGAATCAGTGTCTCAAAAGAGAGGTGACATTTGTTGACCTGAGGATTATGTCTGCGACAGGCGGCTGGTGTCTGTGTCTCAGACGCAGACCTTGGAATTGGCAGTAATCCTCCAGAGGGCACCCTCATCATCCCGATCATGATCCTCAACACCTCCACACCTCCATCACCTAAATAAGAGAACAATGACATCCAAGCTCCCTTAGGATTCATTACAGACTAATGTGGGAACACATAcctaatataaaacattttggaaCTTACTGAATATAAAACAAGATAGTTCCAGATGTGGATGCTGATTGGTAGACAGATCTCAAAGGTCACTTCTCTTTCATCAAACTTGGTTCCAGATGTATTTGAATAATTCCCTCATCGCAtaataatctttaaataaaagttcTAACCCATAATAGATCAGACATAAAACTGTACATATAAAGTGTACTACATCAATCACAATGGTCTCAAgtgtttaaaatgaattgtttCTGAAATACGTTTGTCTATTTTGCAGGACGGTTACATAGACTTCATGGAGTATGTGGCCGCTCTCAGTCTTGTAATGAGAGGCAAGATGGAGCACAAACTGCGCTGGTATTTCAGACTTTATGATGTTGATGGCAACGGCTGCATAGACAGACACGAGCTCCTCAATATCATAAAGGTAGGAAAGATAACGCTAGTACAAACTGCACTAGATGGctatgaaaagaaaatgtaaattcataataaaaatggTTTCTTTTACATCAGGCCATCCGTGCCATCAATGGAAGTGAGTCGCAGGAATCGAGTGCTGAGGAGTTCACAAACCGAGTGTTTGATAGGATCGACATCAATGGAGATGGTGAGTGGAACTGGAATAAGATTCTAATCTTAAGAACCATATTCAGTCTTTAAAAGAGTATGATAATGATTTGCCCGTCTATAATCGCTGTTCTCCATTCAACAGGGGAGCTGTCACTGGAGGAGTTTGTAGCAGGGGCACGTAGTGATGAAGAATTTATGGAGGTGATGATGAAGAGTTTAGACCTTTCGCACATTGTGGCCATGATTCACAACCGGAGACACAGCGTCTAAGAGACGTCCACATTCATATATGCCACATACGGTTCTCCCTTAGAGTCTCTTGATCAGAAAACAAGAGCAACACTCAACTGTCTAACTCTGAAAGCACTTTAAAGCACAGTCACTTCAAGCAGAGCTAAAGGGGCCAAGAAACTAAACTGGTGTGGGACGTCCCACATCTAATAAACTGACTGTTTCCCAAAAACAGCCTTCTTGCTAAGCAGAAAGAGGCTTCATGGGAAAAGAATCAGTATGATGTGAACGGCCCTTtatagagttttattttttgttactctataattaacaaaaaagatttaactttttgttttatttatatatatatataatatattatatatatatatatatatatatatatatatatatatatatgtatttatgtatcaCTTGTATTAGATGCCTCAGAGAAAgacatttctaaatataaatacatctgttcaaaagtttgagcgcccccaaggcTGCCTAACTGGATAaaagaaatacattaataaaaacagtaatattgtgaaatattgttgcaattcaaattaatgtttttgatcgaatgaatgaatgaacatacaaaaaaaaaacatttcttacaattagaaatcttttgtaacaattttaaagtcagtttggATCGATTTAATGTGTactttctcaaaataaaacaaaattaatgttaaaaaataaaaataaaaaatacttttgaacaACAGCGTTTGTCCcctttttgtaatttagtttaaatattttatttttatttttggtactatAAATGGtcacaatttttaataattccaTCTTTTTTAAccgcattttaaaatgattctccAGTCTGATTTAGTGTCTCAAttaatataaagataataaaaatgacctcttattaatttaatttgtaaaaacagtCTTCAGTTAAGTATTCTACCGAATGTCAAACTATGTCAGGTCAGGAATATTTACTTCTTTATAGATATATGCATACTATATTTACTAATATTGCACATTATGAATGAAATGCTTGTGCTTGGACATTAAAACCATAATAACTGACACCGTTATAAGTTCATGCATGCATTAACTAACAGCTGACACCAAAATGAACCTTTGCCCTTGTGTCTCAAGCCTCCATCTTCCATTCAAACTACGTCAGTGTGTGAGAAAACACACGAGTCGCATTTGGAGCCTTTTTAACTGTGGTCCCTCAGTTTCTATGACAACCCCAATCTATTACCATGGAGACCTTGTGAGTCAGACGCAGCATCAGTAACCTCTGAAAAGCTGAATTAACAGCCATGATAACAAAAGCATAAATTCCAATTAATCACTTACACTCCATTGCACACACTGCTCCTTTCTCCCAGATCCTCATGTAGTGGTTATTCTGGGTTGTGTTTGTCTTCATCCGAGAGGGTGATTGGTATTCATGCCAGCTTTCCCATCTTGTTGCAAAATGATAAGGAGGTCAGTCCTCTGAGCTGCTCTTTTACAAACGAGCCAAATAACACAACTGGAcccattattaattttattacaaactATACAGTATTTATCAGACCAATATTAAGTTGTGTCACATGTCGTTGACACACCAAACCCATTAAATCTCCCTTTTAGGAAAGAGTCTCATGTATAAACTGTGAGTATTTTCCCAAGGTGACATCTGATTGGACTAATAAATGCAGGAATTTCCTGTAACATAATTTATCCGGCAGTCCATTCACATCCATAATTCCAAGTGATGTGATTTTGTTCACTTAGATGCCTGGTTCATGTCCACTGCAAGAGGATCACAGGAAGTCGTACAGATACTTCACCACATCAAAGCCTACGGTTCTAGAATGAAAAACACATACATAGTCAACAAGCTAGCACACTACCACGAAAGCAAACAATGTATTCCTTATGAATTATAATgactacatttaaatatttattttaaaaacatcataatatctGATTGAAGTTCAACGGCTGTTCGAGTTTTCTGGGCCACCAATCTGAAACTTTATtagaaaagttattaaaatttaaatgtcagACACTGAATCACACAGGCAGTTAACCTTAAAAACTTGCCTTCAAACAAGTTTTAAATTACAAAAGCGTTTAAAAAAAGAGCAGTATCTAACCAATGAGATattttacagcacacacacacaaaaaaaaaaaaaaaaaaaaactaaaagattcTAAACTTTTTAAGGCCTGGAAGTCACAATTTTAAAATGGATAATTAGATATTAAtcaatatatgaagagtttatttgcaaaaacagattaattttataaatcatgttttttttttattgtgttttattatgttagttagctatatattttattcttatttaatcaaaacaacccaactgcagtttgattgatattaattggaatgcaggataaaaaaataaaaaaagttatctgtttttgcaaatgaaatcTTCATATGCTGTTAATTTATCAAGGAAAACTtatgttttgacaaaaaaaaaataataataataataacaataatatatatatatatatatatatataatttttttttaaaaagatgaaacACTGCCACCCAGTGTCCAAACTTCCAAGATTTACTCGTGCTGCCACATTGTatataaatcatgttttactTCCTTATAGAAGCTAATTAAAATGAATGGCATAGTTTGTTATTatctaaaacataattatttgccAAACCTCATCATTTGAGCAATTAAATGTCCTGTGAGAAGATACTGGCTGTAGGTGCAACTCTGCTATCAACCACATTGTAGAATATGACCAACAGTCTGTCAAGAGGAACAGATGGTTACTAGACTGCAGCTAAAAGACAAAATcagagcgagagaaaaaaaaagatagatgaCATCATTAATAAACCTGCAGGAAGAACAGTGATGAACAATAAGCAACAGTAACAACTTCTCATCTTATCCTGTTTCTTCaagaaatttgtctttttttattttcccttgaCTCTGAAGCAAAGACGAGACTTTTTTTTAGTGATCACGTAATTCATGAAGGTGCAGTCATGATTCAGTAAGATCTCGTGATCATGTGTAGATAATAAAGAAAAGATCAGAATGCTCTAATACACCTTGAGGAAGAAGCGGCGATCGGTTTAAAGGATGCCAGTTAAGCAGCAATCAGAAGAAACTTGGAATAATACGGCAGCTCTATGTGAGCATGTGCTGATAAACCTACAGGAGGAGGAAAAGACTTCTCACTGGATGATATTAGCAAAGATACAGATCAAATAAAAAACTACCATCTACAATCTGATTCTGTTtgctattaactttttttttttttaattaagatttattaaatgtttatgcagATGTATAACTacttctaaaaaaacaaaaaaactgtagttACATtacatgttaatttttaattttagacaatGCTTTAATTACTATGGACCATCAATTAACTTATGATTacttattatgtaaataatttgtttaggCTATATACTATGAATATTCAGTGTGATgcttatttgcattattatttaaaatagcagtttaaattcatttcaaatgtaACTTCAGAGTGCTTTTTGCCCCACCGAAGAAGGACTTAAGCTCATctttataatataaattcataattctACTATCCTTGAAATCTGGGTAAGTGTACTGCagactaaactaaaatatacttgtatataatttatacactCTGTGGACAATATGGACAATCCCAGCGCTGGGTTGTTTTAAGCCAGCCGGTTGGGTTAAATCTTTGACCCAACTTgttgggttgttttatttaactcCATTATTGATTAAAATGACTACATTGCTGGTTAAAAACAAACCTGAAATaggtttattattaataataataataaaataatcacagaGAATCACTAAAAGCAACAGTAATAACTCAAAAGGTgaagatttattaataaaaaagaacatcCAAATGCaagacataaatatataattcatatagcAAAAAAGCATGATATTTTTTCATGCTCAATgaacaataaaacagcatataaaatataaatataaatacaacttccattttataaatataaaaaaataaatatcaataaattaaattagcttagatttaaacatttacattatatacacaaGTATAAGACACAAGTACAATGCTTCATATATATTAGTTAGATCCCCTTCATATAAACTCATAACTTTTTAGAGAGTATGTTTAACAAAGAGGCACATGAACAAGTAAAATGTGATACAAGTAAAATGCTTTAGATATATGTATTAGTCTGACAACTTTCCTCTTAATATAAACTTGCATAACATTTTAGAAAGGGTTAATTGTCATGGTTCCAGTACTGCTCAACATGACAAATATCCATGGAGCAGTCTTACAGAAGGAGATTCAGTTCCTGGGAGTTTGTAGACAACAGTCTGCAAAAACTCCCACACTGGTGCACACTGCTGCGGGAAATGGATGtctgaaacataaaaaagttttaagCACGTGTCCACAGCACCAAGGAGTGTGTTTTGATGCAGTGTCTGTTTGCCAACAACTACAAAGGCTTGATGGCATTGACTGTCATCCCCAAGACCAAGGACAAAGGGAAAGGGTTTAGTGAGCTCTGCCTCCTTCAAATATTCAACCATGTTGGTCCCAAcctgttaaaaacagaaaaatgttaaaaacatacaacTCACTATACTTCACTATATCAAAATGCAgcattattaaacaaaatcaatcattaatattttatatatcgtGCAGTTGACTCAAATTACATTCTACAGTAATTTGCATAATTAATCATTCGCACATTAACTCACTCATATGCTTTATATAAAGTCACGTCTCAGCGTCTTAAGACATTAAACAAGTCACGACTGCAAACGTTACATCTCTCTATTTGTGGATATGACCAGTGCTGTAAGTATATAGGCTACTTCCCAGTCCAATAGGTGTAAAGTAACGTTAGTCAGATTATAAACACTTATTGACAATAAGTGTTTATAATCTGACTAACGTTACTTTAAGTTATTAAGTATTAATAAGTTATTGTATGCACCTGTTTCAAGACaggacaaaaacacggtttggaagaTGGACTCATGATGTACTTAAGTTactaattttgaacaaaattcgATAGTTTATGGACACATGAGGCGATCGAGTGTCGTTAAATATTTGCTTTATGACGCGACACTCGCGTTGTATCTCAATATCTACCTTAAACCAACTAAATAGCTCATATAATGTAAGTAACGTATTTCAGAGGAAATGTTTACCAAAGGAGACGTTCGATTTAttcaaaaagcatgaaaaaactGTAACATAACAGACTAGCCTACAAAGCTTACGAAGCAAggagttactttttaaaactgttaatgtCAAGCGAACCGCCTTATTTTGcatattctgttattttatagttgtatagataaaaataacacacacacataccctttTTTCTCCGAATAACAGGTGTCCTCACTGAAAAACGATGGCTCTTGACTCCTGAGGTGATTCAAAATGCCCGCGTAGGTAGAGTTGAGGCGTCGAGGAGGGGGAGGGGCTCACTGTGTCAACTGTCACTAAAATTGACCCAACTGGTAACCCAGCGGCTGTTTTACACTAAAAACTACCCAACACTGagaaaataacccaataaaatgacccaacaggcttaacccagcggttgggtagaaaaaataacccaacattttttagagtgtaacttgtataaaatataatgtcatttctattgaaacctgtaagtaatttacttaaatatatgtgtaattacacatttgtaatgatgcactacatctaaaatataataatatagaataacaTGACAGTTATTATAATTAAGTAGTTTAGTTATCCTTTTTATAACTTTACAGTATTACAAAGTGCATTTTAAGTGTAAGAAACAGTGATACTCTTTAAGTACACCTATGTGACCTTATGTATTACATTATATCAACAAATACACCTTTTTAATGATACTTTCAATATGCAATTAAGATCGAATCAAACACACTTTGTTTATAAGTGTTGTTCAAATCCCTAGCCATTAGTatgataataacaacaacaatgcagAGGATACCGGTCTTAACAAACACACCACTATCAAATTATTGTGAAATGTGACTCATCGGGGCAGCCCATCAGCTTATGTGTGGTCAGAGGGTCGATATTAATTAGACATCTTGGCAGTCTATCCTAGAAAAGCACTGGACCCAGTTTTAGCAGCCCTGTGCACTGCCAGCAGATGGTCCGTGAGGG comes from the Cyprinus carpio isolate SPL01 chromosome B4, ASM1834038v1, whole genome shotgun sequence genome and includes:
- the LOC109066434 gene encoding guanylyl cyclase-activating protein 1, with the protein product MGNSTGCTVDDLQAVEMHLWYKKFMTECPSGQLTLHEFKQFFGLRGLDPEANAYIEQMFRTFDMNKDGYIDFMEYVAALSLVMRGKMEHKLRWYFRLYDVDGNGCIDRHELLNIIKAIRAINGSESQESSAEEFTNRVFDRIDINGDGELSLEEFVAGARSDEEFMEVMMKSLDLSHIVAMIHNRRHSV